Within the Atribacterota bacterium genome, the region TTCATTTGTTTCTCTGATTCTTTGTTCTAAAGGTATTACCATTCTTTTTTCCTTTCTTTCTAACAGGATATCCAAGGAGAATTTGCTCCCTGGAGAAACCTTTAATATTGTATTTATAAAAGAGTATCTTAGCGTATCGGCATTATAAAAAAATCTGATACTCTAAAATATTTCTGAAATATCTTTAATATTTTTCTATTAACATTAGTTTAATTTTTCAATCCTGGGCTTAAAACCTGATTTTCTAGCTAAATCAAGATAATCCAAACCAGTAAGCTCCTCCGGTCTTTTCCCTGAAACCGCTACTAAGACAGCTTGATAGACATTAGTACCGAAAGACCTTCCCTGAAATTGGGGAGTGGTGGTAATAAGATATTCTACCCCTCTTTCTCTCAAATCATTAACATTCTGTAAGGTTACAGTATTGGTAATGACTATTTTCCCTTCCATTCTGGATGGCATATACTGACTTATAGCGAGATAATCGCCGGCAATAATATCAGCATCATTAAAAAAACGACCATATTTGGGATTACTGCTTTCCTGCTTCTGGCCAGTAGGGTATAAGTATTTAATAGGTAAATTTATCAAAATGGGAATGGCAACCTTAGCTATTTTACTTAGTGTCTCCAGATTATAAAGAGGAATGGGTATGTTCAGACAGGAGATAAGATCTCCAAAGACCATCTTGCAGCCAGCTTCAATCAGCCCTTCTGCCAGACCAAATCGATCTACAGTGATTAATAACAATGCCTTCTTACCTTGAAAGTGAATATCAGTATTTTTATTAATATATCTAATAACATCTTTTTCCAGCTCGTATTTAATTCCAGTTCCATCTACAATTGGTGTTTTTTTAATTACACTAACAATCCTGGCTGATTCTTTTATAATGTATCTTTTACCAGAAGGACCAGAATAAAGATATAAGTCTGTTCCTCCCAAGGCAAATACATCTACTTTGCCATCATATTCTTGATATATTTGCATCATTTTAAGGGTATCACCATCAGTACCTCTTCTTTCAATTTCTACCTCTTCTCCTAAAATTTCGACTCTCGCCTTGTGATCTCTAGATGAAGAACCCAAACTAACACCCAGTACCTTCTTCATTTTTTCATCTCCTCATTTAATGTAAGTATTTTCACTTCTTTTAGAACATTTTCAATTATGGCCGGATTTATATATTGGTCTTCAGTAATTGGTGATTTGCCAATCTCAATACCAATTACCTGAATATGGAATAACTTTTCTGCAAAATCAACTCTTTTATCGGAACCCAGAAAAATAATTACATCAAAATCAAGCAAATTGGTGATAATACCAAGGATATCATTAAAGAGTTCGTTTTTATTTCTGCTTTTAACAAAATTTTGGCGTTCCTGTTGTGTTAATATCAAAGTATAATCAATGCCATATTTTTTAGAAAGGGAAAGCACCTCTCCCTTATTTTTAATTGGAAAGCCAACCAGGGCAATCTTTTCTCCTTTTCTTATTTCTCCTAGACTCTCAAGTCGTGAAACAAATGTTCTTTCAATGCCTAACTTTCTGGCAGCCTCTCCCTGGGTTAATCCTTCTGTTCTTAATTTTAGGATTCTGGCAATCTCTTTCTGTAGTTTATCTTCTGAAATTACCTTTTCCCCAATTCTAATTAATTTCATATTAATATCCTGTATACATTTTTGTACACATTATATATTCAGAAAGGAATCCTGTCAAGATGATAATAGTTAAATAGATAATGTAGGGATGAAAAGAATAATTGGAAATCGGAGGTTAAAGAATAAATTTTATTGAGAATTAAGAGAACATGATTTAAAAATTTTTCTTATGGAAAAATCCTTATTTAAAACTGCTTAATAATACCACCGCCAAGAACGGTTTCCTTATCGTAAAAAACTGCTGATTGACCGGGTGCTATAGCTCTTTGCGCCTCATCAAATACTATTTTCATTTTTTCACCATTCCAGGGATACACCGTAGCCCAGGCAGGGGGAGTATTGTATCGAATCTGCACCAATAACTTAGTTGGCAGGAAGATTGGCTCAGAAGAAACATATTTTACTGCTATTACTCCAAATTCTCGTTGATATAATTCGATTTCATCACCTATAATAACTGAATTACTCTCGGGAATAATTTTAAGAACATATTTTCTGGAATTTAAAGATAAGCCGGTTTTTCTTCTTTGCCCAATTGTATAAAAGGATATACCTTTATGTCTTCCCAGGATATTACCGGCAGAATCAAAAAAATATCCTGCTTCATTTTTTATCTTTCCAAAGTTGATTAGCAGTTTACGATAATTATTTCCCGGAATAAAACAGATTTCCTGGCTCTCTCTGCTGGAATAATCTGGCAAACCAATTTCTTGAGCAATCTTTCTTGTATCTTCCTTCTTAACATTACCAAGTGGGAAAAGACATTTTGAGAGAATAGATTCATTTATCCTATAGAGAAAGTA harbors:
- the mnmA gene encoding tRNA 2-thiouridine(34) synthase MnmA, which codes for MARSNSILVALSGGIDSSVAAFLLKEKGFQVAGVYFRLIDDQESFEQTNSDHNRQRVKKVTQKLNIPLYEIDYREDFYRVIIIDFIKQYEKGFTPNPCISCNEKVKFKLLYDFAVKESFDFIATGHYVRVEKDNKEGRYFLKRGLDEKKDQSYFLYRINESILSKCLFPLGNVKKEDTRKIAQEIGLPDYSSRESQEICFIPGNNYRKLLINFGKIKNEAGYFFDSAGNILGRHKGISFYTIGQRRKTGLSLNSRKYVLKIIPESNSVIIGDEIELYQREFGVIAVKYVSSEPIFLPTKLLVQIRYNTPPAWATVYPWNGEKMKIVFDEAQRAIAPGQSAVFYDKETVLGGGIIKQF
- a CDS encoding quinate 5-dehydrogenase; this translates as MKKVLGVSLGSSSRDHKARVEILGEEVEIERRGTDGDTLKMMQIYQEYDGKVDVFALGGTDLYLYSGPSGKRYIIKESARIVSVIKKTPIVDGTGIKYELEKDVIRYINKNTDIHFQGKKALLLITVDRFGLAEGLIEAGCKMVFGDLISCLNIPIPLYNLETLSKIAKVAIPILINLPIKYLYPTGQKQESSNPKYGRFFNDADIIAGDYLAISQYMPSRMEGKIVITNTVTLQNVNDLRERGVEYLITTTPQFQGRSFGTNVYQAVLVAVSGKRPEELTGLDYLDLARKSGFKPRIEKLN
- a CDS encoding transcriptional regulator gives rise to the protein MKLIRIGEKVISEDKLQKEIARILKLRTEGLTQGEAARKLGIERTFVSRLESLGEIRKGEKIALVGFPIKNKGEVLSLSKKYGIDYTLILTQQERQNFVKSRNKNELFNDILGIITNLLDFDVIIFLGSDKRVDFAEKLFHIQVIGIEIGKSPITEDQYINPAIIENVLKEVKILTLNEEMKK